The following DNA comes from Hordeum vulgare subsp. vulgare chromosome 3H, MorexV3_pseudomolecules_assembly, whole genome shotgun sequence.
GGCATGCTTTAATCAACGTAGAAAATATCTGTGGTCTTTCGGGCAAGGGACGTGGTCGATTCAGAACCATTTGTCTAATCAGATACTAATACCAAAATGGATTACTTATCAAAGCATGTGGGTCAACCAATCAGCAACTTTGCACATGAAAATAAATGACTAAAGAAATATCTAGTATCTGCCTTAAATCTCCATCTGTATACTTAATGCCCGCTTGCAGCATCAGCAGTATAGCAATAGTGATATCTGAACAAGTATGACATAGCACCGGTGATATATTGGTTCTATTATTGGAAATCAgggagaaattccttgcttcaaaaAAATCAACAATGGTATCTCACAGCAAGTAACAATTGCAATTACTGTGCACCAGGTAAAGAGACAAAACGTAAAATATATGTTCCTGTCAAAAGAAAGTTGTTTCTCTTCTTTAGAAGATCCAATAGCACCATGTATGCTTTGAATTGATGCAAGTATATATGTTTCACGTCAGCAGGACCAATATGGCAATGGGCTCCACGGATCAAATTTGGCAATGATAGGTATATGTCATGCCAGCAAGACCAATATGGCAATGGGCTCCATGGATCAAATTTGGGCAATGATGAGACATGACATAAAAGGAAACTTTACGTCCCAATCAGCGCTGTCAAGGTGGTTGGTTTGGTCAGTTACACGTTGCTCCCTACCAACACAAGGATACACACCATAAGACAGCCCcaaattatttgaagttctagctTTAATTCGTCCCAAGTCAAACTTCTTTAAGTTTGACACTGCAGAAAAATATATCAACATGTACAACATCAAACTAGTTCCATCAGATTCATCATAAAATATACTTCCATACTCCATATATTTGATACTGTAGATATTAATTAATAATTAGACGCAAAACGTTGGCACCGATGGTTCAACACCTGCCACACATCTGAGACGCACTCGGTCGCCAAGTACGATTCACACTAGCATTATTCAAACACTATCATTGACACGTGCCCCTCCTCCCTACAGTCCAGGCTTCTCTTCAAAGTTTAAAAGCCGGCCCTCGACCACACAAGCAGCAGCGCAACATCACTAAAGAACGGAGAATGGTAATGTCTGCGCTCAGCCCAGAGCTCTTCTCCCTACCCCAACAAATACAATGGCAGCTCCTCTTAGCACTCCTTCCAGTCATCTCCCTCATGTTCTTGTCGAAGAGACTGAGCAACAAAGGGCTCAGGTTGCCGCCGGGCCCAGCCCAGGTGCCGATCCTGGGGAACCTTCACCAGCTAGGTCCGCTGCCGCACCAGAGCTTACGGGACTTGGCGCGGCAGCACGGGCCGGTGATGCAGTTGCAGCTCGGCACGGTGCCAACGGTGGTGGTGTCGTCAGCTGAGGCAGCGCGGGAGGTGATGAAGACGCATGACGAGGATTGTTGCACCCGGCCTGTGTCCCCAGGGATGAAACAGCTGTCCTACGGCCAAAACAACGTTGGGTTCGCGCCGTACGGTGCCTACTGGCAGAAGATGCGCAAGTTCCTCGTGGTCGAACTCTTTGGCGTGCGCCACGCCAAGGCTGCATGGCAAGCACGCGAGCATCAGGTACGACCATTCCTGTTAAATTTAGAATGAATGTGACCGATCGATCACGGAAAACCGTGCAGTTATGGATTGTATTCGTGATCAGGTGGAGAAACTGATGAGCACTTTGAGCGGCTTGGCCGGAGAGCCGGTAGCGCTCAAGGAGCACATCTTCAGCCTGGCCGACGGCACCATCGGCATGCTAGGGTTCGGCGACATGTACAACAGCGACAAGTTCCCACACCACAAGAACTTGGAGCACGTGCTCGAGGAGGCCACACACGCGCAGGCCAGCTTTTCCGCCGAGGACTACTTCCCCAACATTGTCGGACGCCTAGTCGACCGAATCACCGGCCTCGCCGCTCGCCGTGAACGAATCTTCAAGCAGCTTGATACCTTCTTCGAGATCATCATTGAGCAGCATCTCGACCCTCAGCGCGTCAAGCCTCACAACGGCGACCTCGTCGACCGCCTCATCGGCCTTTGGAAGGacaacagtggcaccctcagcaTCACAAGAGACCATGTCAAGGGCATCATCTTTGTACGTTATATAGTTGCCTCTACATCCTGTCCTGTCCTAGACGAGGAAAAAAAGATCAACTAACTGACGTCACTCACCATCATGCATGGATCCATGCAGGGCACGTTCATTGGTGGGTCCGACACGGCCTCGGTGACGATCCTATGGGCAATGGCGGAGCTGGTCCGGAAGCCGCGACTACTGAAGAAGGTGCAAAACGAGATCAGGGCCATGGCGGGCGGCAACGAGAGGGTGCGACCGGACGACCTGGCCAAGCTGAGCTACCTCAAGATGGTGGTGAAGGAGACACTACGGCTGCACCCGCCAGCGACGATGTTGCTGCCGAGGGAGGCCATGCAGGACATCCAGATTGGCGGCTATGACGTGCCAGCCAAGACGCGGATCTATGTGAACGTGTGGGCCATTGGCAGGGACCCGGCAAGCTGGCCTGATGACTCAGAGGAGTTCAAGCCAGAGAGGTTCGAGGCGAGCGAGATAGACTTCAAGGGTGCACATTTCGAGCTAACGCCATTTGGCGCGGGGCGGCGGATATGCCCTGCACTGTCTATGAGCACGGCCACGGTGGAGTTCACGCTGGCCAACCTGTTGTACTGCTTTGAGTGGGCGCTTCCGGAGGGGGCGGCAGTGAGCACGGAGGAGGAAGGCAAGCTCATCCCCCTCCTCAAGACGCCGCTCGTGCTGGTGCCCACCGCGTATCAGCGGCCGGACAACTGATCTCCGGTCAAAATTAATATGCTCCCAGCTAGGCAGCTATAGGATAATTAAGCATGTGATGGTATATCACCTATTAAAATATCAAGTATATTAATTCAAATAGAATTGGCACCTGTTGTTGTgctatatgatgcatgtgtgcttGGTAGTTTGTCTTTGGGAAGCTAGCTATCTTTATATATATGGATAAAGAAAAACAGAGAGATTGTGTGGCCATAATTGTCCTGAAACAGATGAGAATACAAGATTGTCCTAATTTCTATGGTGGTTGGTGGAGCTGAGCATCAGGAAACCATCCACCTCTTTAAAAAACGAATGTTGGATGCTTCTGGCTAGCTATCGCCGTCCGATGATGAGGACGACAGCTACGGCAACGTTTCTATTTTCAGAATTGCTATGTGCAATTGTAAATAATTGCCAAGCCCACAGTAAACATGCAACGTTGAGTATTTTGCATTTGATCAGATCAGTCACTCCAAACCCGGTTACCTTCAATATGTATTAAACAATCAAGTCAAATGGTCGATGGAGAAGCCGTTGCAAGTTAAGCCAACAGTCTCAAAAATTAATGAAATTCAGTGAATTTCATTGAAATCTaactgaaattgaaaaccatgaCCTGAACTACTAAAATCAACCATTCAGTAAGTATATTCAACCATTCTCAGCAAGCAAAGCAAGTCTGATTCAGTAATGTGTCTTATGGTGGCTTCctaattatatatttttattgaTCAGCATCAGATATTGTCTGGCTACTGATAGTATTGCTTATTCATGACAACAAAAATATTGTACTGTTAATTCTATAGGTAGAACTTGAAGCATGTGCACCATCATGGATTTTCAAATaatagctaaaaatgaaatgtgGCAGAAAGGCGAGTTCGCCGTTAATTACCGTAAGGACGGCACATGTcctatgatcaacatcatcaaaCAGGACCAGAACACCCTACTTCACAGCTACGCATTTGAGCAGCAGGACTTCATCAAACTGTTTAGCTTTGAGCCTTTGAGTGATTTCCTGTTTTCCGCATAGCTTACAGCTGCTTTGCTGACATTGGGaagatagacgaattctcctgaTCTCCTGAAACAGGTAAAAAGAAAATTAAATCCACATATTTCTTTCTTTGTGTAGAGCAGATCCCCTGGATTGTCATCAATTCTTAATACAGATCCAATATAACATTTATGGTTCATGAAAGGCAGAGAATCGTGTACCTGAGCTGAGCTTGGAACACGCACCATAGCAGGAAGTTGGTAGCCACGGGGTTCATAATCCAACATCTTCCATACCATATTGTCTTGATCTCACTTAAACAGCTTTGACTGGTAATAAATTAATACAAAAAACACATTGATAATGTTTATCTGCAACGAATGAACTCGAATATATTGAACACTTGGCAATTACTGATTGCTCGACAGCAAAGTTGAAGCCATAATTTCCCTTCTGATTAAGTTTGAAAAAACAGATGTACATGGACCTGAAGGTAAATAGTTTCTCCAGGCAGGTTGTTAGTTGTTACTAATAAGTCGAGTTCACTACCTCACTGAACATATCAATCTAAACCTGCGACAGAATAAGCATGGTTGTGTTAAGAAGCAAAGCCTTGTTGAGTATACACAGGAAACTAGGCCCTGGTTAACTCAAAACCACATAGGGTGTAGCTAATGGCCTAAAGCCATAGCAGCATCTGCAATATAAACTACATTGCTCAATAATAAACAGGTCAGGCCGTGTTTAACATGCTGTTTTTTCAGTAAAAAAACTATGCTCATCCAACCAGAACTTCTAACAGTGATGCTAATGCATTTTTGCACATCAATGGGACATTGCTATGTGTCATCAATGGACATTGCAATGTGTCATCAATGGGACATTGCAATGTGTCATCAATGGGACATTGCAATGTGTCATCAATGGGACATTGCAAataaatatttttgcacatcaaGCTTCTGTCACCAAAAAAATGTAATCAAATGTAACAAAAAATATATGTATGTCTTAACGTATATAATGAAGAGTAGAGAAAGATTAAATTCCATATTTTTGTGTGTCCATCATAGATCAACACGTCCTTATTTAGAGACCTGTAAGGTTTATATTTATCCACACAAGAAAGAGATGATAAAACTAGTGTATTGCTGCTGGTCGTAGGCATCTAATCTTGCACGGGCAGTTTATGAAGCATTCTCCGAGATTCGGCCAGCACAGCCTATCCTTTTTACAGCAGAATGGTTGGCCTGGGACCTGGTGCACGTTCTTGTAACAAGGGGGGCGGACTACGTGGCTTACTTCGATCTTCCTGTTGATTTCCTTGTTGTTTGTGCCTTCACCTAACATGCATAAAAGAAAAGGTTTATCCTCTCAACATACAAAAAGAGGGTGTGTAGCATATATATGTACACCTAGAATTTTGTTTTCTGGTTAAGAAAACCCGATACAGTCAATAACAAAATGACATAAAAACGAAGACAAAAATCTATTCCCCGATAAAACGAACTTTGATTTGTTAATTACCGTGTGCGTGTCCAAGACAGGCAAAACACATCACCAGAATGAAACAAAGTAGCACAAACCCTTGGACACTGTTTCTCATGTACTTGGTCATCGTTGCTGAGGATCGGAGGTAATGTTGAGTACTCCTGTAAGTGGGACTGATGAGTGCATGACCATCAAATGCTTCATGGTTCATATATATAGGAAAAGCTTGTTGACATTGACACGGCAGTTATAGAAAATATTAATGTTTGGAGTTAAGGCTTGTCTCAACGTCCACTTTATGTTACGCTTCTAAAGATGTCTGACGTGCACGTGATTGTTTTCCTTCCTTCCTTGAAAACTGATGTCTTCTCATAATGTTTAAGTTTAGTGCACTTTAATGGATAGCTTAAAACTACAGTTGCTctgagaaaaaaaattgaaaaaggaCAGTATATATAAGCACACCACATAATTTCAGAACACCAGCCAAGGAACCATAGAAGATTATCATTAGGAGTTGGGAGTATAAGCCACAGCTGCTGCATAAACTAACTCGCTAGAAATGCTATTGTGCCATACGAATAATTAACCCGGACAGAGCGAAATACTATGTACAATTAACAGATAATGCAAGTACATGGCGAGGTTAGCTTGTAATTACCAAGTGACCACCCAAAAATTAGCTACAGATGCCAATCAAAGACTTGTGGAAAAAACTCACTGCAGCCAAAAAGGGCACACACCAGGGCAGTTACAGATGGCACAAAATGGACTTTGTTTCTGAATCACTCAGCTATAACTGGAACACCGAAAAAGATAACTTTCTTCACATGCCCCTTATCCAATTATCTGAATGCATGCAACCAACAATACTCAGCACATCAATCCCCATATGCTTCAGAGCATGCAAAATCAGAAACGAACAATGAGGTCAATCGAAGTCAGGGTTATGAACATAATGGAAGAAAGAGGAGAGAAGTCTCAAAGTCTGATTCATATAGGAAATACACAAAGACAAAAGGGTCAAACAGATCTACTGGGTTGGAGTAAAAGCAGATAAGGCACCAGGAGGTAGtcaatttctatttttatttttatttcgagAAAAAAATTAACAGAGCAGTTGCAACTGAGGGAAAGAAATATCTAAGAGTGTGATGAAAGAAATATCTAAGAGTGTGATGAAAGGATTGTCATGGATGCAGACCTGCATTAGAAAATTTACACAACTCAGCCACAGAAGCTGGATAGATTCCTTTTTATTTCACCCGCAAAAAAAATTCCTTTTTGTTTCCTTCAACATAAATGTTCAATCTATTCTTCACATTTTCTGCAAGTTTCTCCTCCCTTTCCTTTTGTACAACCTGCAGTGGCACGTAAATATAAAATATAACCACACTGACTGTTGAATGGATAGCAGGAATGAGCACACAAAGTTGTAGATCATGAACAGGTAA
Coding sequences within:
- the LOC123445696 gene encoding 4-hydroxyphenylacetaldehyde oxime monooxygenase-like, whose translation is MVMSALSPELFSLPQQIQWQLLLALLPVISLMFLSKRLSNKGLRLPPGPAQVPILGNLHQLGPLPHQSLRDLARQHGPVMQLQLGTVPTVVVSSAEAAREVMKTHDEDCCTRPVSPGMKQLSYGQNNVGFAPYGAYWQKMRKFLVVELFGVRHAKAAWQAREHQVEKLMSTLSGLAGEPVALKEHIFSLADGTIGMLGFGDMYNSDKFPHHKNLEHVLEEATHAQASFSAEDYFPNIVGRLVDRITGLAARRERIFKQLDTFFEIIIEQHLDPQRVKPHNGDLVDRLIGLWKDNSGTLSITRDHVKGIIFGTFIGGSDTASVTILWAMAELVRKPRLLKKVQNEIRAMAGGNERVRPDDLAKLSYLKMVVKETLRLHPPATMLLPREAMQDIQIGGYDVPAKTRIYVNVWAIGRDPASWPDDSEEFKPERFEASEIDFKGAHFELTPFGAGRRICPALSMSTATVEFTLANLLYCFEWALPEGAAVSTEEEGKLIPLLKTPLVLVPTAYQRPDN